In a single window of the Campylobacter hyointestinalis subsp. lawsonii genome:
- the rpoC gene encoding DNA-directed RNA polymerase subunit beta', translating to MSELKPIEIKEDAKPRDFEAFRLRLASPECIKAWSHGEVKKPETINYRTLKPERDGLFCAKIFGPIRDYECLCGKYKKMRYKGIKCEKCGVEVTSSKVRRSRMGHIELVTPVAHIWYVNSLPSRIGTLLGIKMKDLERVLYYEAYIVEQPGDAYYDNENIKKVELYDVLNEEQYVLLEQKFGESGFKARMGGEVIRDLLANLDLVAILEQLKIEVESTNSEAKKKTIVKRLKVVENFLNSGNRPEWMMITNLPVLPPDLRPLVSLDGGKFAVSDVNDLYRRVINRNARLKRLMELDAPEIIIRNEKRMLQESVDALFDNGRRANAVKGANKRPLKSLSEIIKGKQGRFRQNLLGKRVDFSGRSVIVVGPKLRMDQCGLPKKMALELFKPHLLARLEEKGYATTVKQAKKMIEDKTNEVWECLEEVVDGHPIMLNRAPTLHKMSIQAFHPVLIEGKAIQLHPLVCSAFNADFDGDQMAVHVPLSQEAIAECKVLMLSSMNILLPASGKAVTVPSQDMVLGIYYLSLEKEEAKGANKIFASVDEVMISVEAHYLDLHAKIKTIVGERAVFTTAGRLIIKSILPDLKENSVPESMWNKIMKKKDIANLVDYVYKNGGLEVTASFLDRLKNLGFRYATKAGVSISIADIIIPESKYGYVNEAKKKVREIQNQYGSGLLTDSERYNKIVDIWTDTNNKVAAEMMKLIKTDKNGFNSIYMMADSGARGSAAQIRQLAGMRGLMAKPDGSIIETPITSNFREGLNVLEYFISTHGARKGLADTALKTANAGYLTRKLIDVAQNVKVTMEDCGTHEGVEITEITENGELIESLEERVLGRVLSDDVIDPITNEVLFTEGTLIDEAKARTITDAGIKSVSIRTPITCKAGKGVCAKCYGINLGEGKLVKPGEAVGIISAQSIGEPGTQLTLRTFHIGGTASTEQQDRQVIAQKEGFIRYYNLNTYKNKDKIIVTNRRNAAILLVEPKIKAPFDASINIEVAHEDVSIILTGKDNEIKYVLRKHDLAKPNELAGVSGKVEGKLYIPYVKGDMVKENESVVEVIKEGWNIPNRIPFASEVKVADGDPVTQIITAGAKGMLKFYILKGDYLERIRNIKKGYRVTEKGLFVVIADDEDREAERHYIPRGSIIEFNDSDSVVAKDVIVKPHSDEKLVIAEWDPYSTPVIAEEGGVVAYEDIEPGYSVTEQYDEATGQSRLVINEYLPSGVKPTIVISTKNGKLIRYQLEPKTAIFVTDGQSVDQADILAKTPKAVAKSKDITGGLPRVSELFEARRPKNTAIIAEIDGVVRFDKPLRSKERLIIDAKDGTSTEYLIDKSRQIQVRDGEFVHAGEKLTDGLVSSHDILRILGEKALHYYLISEIQQVYRSQGVAISDKHIEIIVSQMLRQVKIVDSGHTNFIIGDMVSRRKFREENKRIMKMGGEPAIAEPVLLGVTRAAIGSDSVISAASFQETTKVLTEASIAAKFDYLEDLKENVILGRMIPVGTGLYQDKKIKMKYNN from the coding sequence ATGAGTGAGTTGAAACCTATTGAGATAAAAGAAGACGCAAAACCAAGAGATTTTGAAGCTTTTAGATTAAGACTTGCAAGTCCAGAGTGTATAAAAGCATGGAGTCACGGTGAAGTTAAAAAACCTGAAACTATAAATTATCGTACTTTAAAACCTGAGCGTGATGGTTTATTTTGTGCCAAGATTTTTGGCCCTATAAGAGATTATGAGTGCTTATGCGGGAAGTATAAAAAGATGCGTTATAAAGGCATCAAATGCGAGAAGTGTGGCGTGGAAGTTACTAGTTCAAAAGTTCGTCGCTCACGTATGGGCCATATCGAGCTTGTAACTCCTGTAGCTCATATATGGTATGTAAATTCACTTCCTAGCCGTATCGGTACTCTTCTTGGTATCAAAATGAAAGATTTAGAGCGTGTATTATACTATGAAGCTTATATAGTAGAGCAACCAGGCGATGCTTATTATGATAATGAAAACATTAAAAAAGTCGAACTTTATGACGTTTTAAATGAAGAACAATATGTTCTTTTAGAACAAAAATTCGGTGAAAGCGGTTTTAAAGCTCGAATGGGTGGAGAAGTGATACGTGATCTACTTGCAAATTTAGATCTAGTAGCTATACTAGAACAGTTAAAAATAGAAGTAGAAAGCACAAATAGTGAAGCTAAGAAAAAGACTATAGTAAAACGTTTAAAAGTAGTTGAAAATTTTTTAAATTCAGGCAATCGCCCTGAATGGATGATGATAACAAATTTACCTGTTTTACCACCTGATTTAAGACCTCTTGTTAGTCTTGACGGCGGTAAATTTGCGGTTTCTGATGTAAATGATCTATATCGCCGTGTTATAAATAGAAATGCACGTTTAAAAAGACTTATGGAACTTGACGCTCCAGAGATTATTATCCGCAATGAAAAAAGAATGCTTCAAGAGTCAGTAGATGCTTTATTTGACAATGGCAGACGTGCAAATGCTGTAAAAGGTGCTAATAAGCGCCCACTAAAATCTCTAAGCGAGATTATAAAAGGAAAGCAGGGTCGTTTCCGTCAAAATTTACTTGGTAAGCGTGTTGATTTTTCAGGTCGTTCTGTTATTGTAGTAGGACCAAAGCTTAGAATGGATCAATGTGGTCTTCCTAAAAAAATGGCTCTTGAGTTATTTAAACCACATCTTTTGGCTCGTCTTGAAGAAAAGGGCTACGCAACTACAGTCAAACAAGCTAAAAAAATGATAGAAGACAAGACAAATGAGGTTTGGGAATGTCTTGAAGAGGTAGTTGATGGTCATCCTATTATGCTAAACCGTGCGCCAACTCTACATAAAATGTCTATTCAAGCATTTCACCCAGTTCTTATAGAAGGTAAAGCTATCCAGCTTCATCCTCTTGTTTGTTCAGCGTTCAACGCGGACTTCGACGGCGATCAAATGGCTGTGCATGTTCCACTTTCTCAAGAAGCGATTGCTGAATGCAAAGTCCTTATGTTAAGCTCTATGAATATTTTGCTTCCTGCAAGTGGTAAAGCTGTAACCGTTCCTAGTCAAGATATGGTTTTGGGGATCTATTATCTAAGTCTTGAAAAAGAAGAAGCTAAAGGTGCAAATAAAATTTTTGCAAGCGTTGATGAGGTAATGATATCTGTTGAGGCTCACTATCTAGATCTACATGCAAAGATCAAAACTATAGTTGGAGAAAGAGCTGTATTTACGACTGCTGGACGTCTTATCATAAAATCAATTTTACCAGATCTCAAAGAAAACTCTGTTCCAGAATCAATGTGGAATAAGATAATGAAGAAAAAAGATATAGCAAATTTGGTTGATTACGTCTATAAAAACGGCGGCTTAGAAGTAACTGCTAGCTTCCTTGATAGACTTAAAAATTTAGGTTTTAGATATGCGACTAAAGCAGGTGTTAGTATTTCGATTGCTGATATTATCATTCCTGAAAGTAAATATGGCTACGTAAATGAAGCTAAGAAAAAAGTTAGAGAAATTCAAAACCAATACGGCTCAGGTTTGCTAACTGATTCAGAGAGATATAATAAGATCGTTGATATCTGGACAGATACAAATAACAAAGTTGCGGCCGAAATGATGAAACTCATCAAAACAGACAAAAATGGATTTAACTCTATTTATATGATGGCAGATTCAGGAGCAAGAGGTAGTGCAGCTCAAATTCGTCAGCTTGCTGGTATGCGTGGTCTTATGGCTAAGCCTGATGGTAGTATTATCGAGACGCCAATTACATCAAATTTCCGTGAGGGACTAAACGTGCTTGAGTATTTCATCTCAACACACGGCGCTAGAAAAGGTCTTGCAGATACTGCGCTTAAAACTGCAAATGCCGGATATTTGACAAGAAAACTGATCGACGTAGCACAAAACGTTAAAGTGACAATGGAAGATTGTGGAACGCACGAAGGCGTTGAGATAACAGAGATTACTGAAAATGGCGAACTTATAGAGAGTCTTGAAGAGAGAGTTTTAGGACGTGTTTTAAGTGATGATGTTATAGATCCTATAACAAATGAAGTTTTATTTACAGAAGGAACTTTAATAGATGAAGCAAAAGCTAGAACTATCACTGATGCTGGCATCAAATCAGTAAGCATAAGAACTCCTATAACTTGTAAAGCAGGTAAAGGCGTATGTGCAAAATGTTATGGTATTAACCTTGGTGAGGGCAAACTAGTAAAACCAGGAGAGGCAGTCGGTATAATCTCTGCTCAATCAATCGGCGAACCAGGTACTCAGCTTACTCTAAGAACATTCCACATAGGCGGTACTGCTTCAACGGAGCAACAAGATCGCCAAGTTATAGCACAAAAAGAAGGTTTTATAAGATATTACAACCTAAATACTTATAAAAATAAAGACAAGATAATAGTTACAAATCGTCGTAATGCTGCTATTTTGCTTGTTGAACCAAAAATCAAAGCACCGTTTGATGCAAGTATAAATATCGAAGTAGCCCACGAGGACGTAAGTATTATATTAACCGGAAAAGATAACGAGATAAAATACGTTCTTAGAAAACACGACTTAGCTAAGCCAAATGAACTAGCTGGAGTTAGTGGTAAGGTTGAAGGAAAGCTATATATTCCTTATGTTAAAGGCGATATGGTAAAAGAAAATGAAAGCGTAGTAGAAGTCATTAAAGAGGGATGGAATATACCAAATCGTATTCCGTTTGCTAGTGAAGTAAAAGTTGCTGATGGCGACCCTGTTACGCAAATCATAACGGCTGGAGCTAAAGGTATGCTTAAATTTTATATTCTCAAAGGCGACTATCTAGAGAGAATTAGAAATATTAAAAAAGGCTACAGAGTAACTGAAAAAGGTCTATTTGTCGTTATCGCAGATGATGAAGACAGAGAAGCGGAGCGTCATTATATCCCTAGAGGTAGCATTATTGAATTTAATGATAGCGATAGTGTTGTCGCAAAAGATGTAATTGTAAAACCGCATAGCGACGAAAAGCTAGTTATAGCAGAGTGGGATCCATATTCAACTCCGGTTATTGCCGAAGAAGGTGGTGTGGTTGCTTATGAAGATATAGAGCCTGGATATAGCGTCACAGAGCAGTATGATGAAGCAACAGGTCAAAGCCGTCTAGTCATAAACGAGTATCTTCCAAGCGGTGTCAAACCAACCATAGTCATATCGACTAAAAATGGTAAATTGATCCGCTATCAACTAGAGCCAAAAACAGCTATTTTCGTAACTGATGGTCAAAGCGTTGATCAAGCCGATATTTTAGCAAAAACACCAAAAGCGGTTGCAAAATCAAAAGATATCACCGGAGGTCTTCCTAGGGTATCAGAGCTATTTGAAGCAAGGCGTCCAAAAAATACCGCTATCATAGCCGAGATCGACGGAGTAGTAAGGTTTGACAAGCCTCTTCGTTCAAAAGAACGCCTTATCATAGATGCAAAAGACGGCACAAGCACAGAATACTTGATAGATAAATCACGCCAAATTCAAGTCCGTGATGGAGAGTTTGTTCATGCAGGTGAGAAATTAACCGATGGTTTGGTAAGTAGCCACGATATCTTAAGGATTTTGGGTGAAAAAGCTCTTCACTATTACCTTATAAGTGAGATACAACAAGTTTATCGTTCTCAAGGTGTTGCTATTAGCGATAAACACATTGAGATCATTGTTTCTCAAATGTTAAGACAAGTAAAGATTGTAGATAGCGGACATACAAACTTCATTATCGGAGATATGGTAAGCAGACGTAAATTTAGAGAAGAAAACAAACGTATCATGAAAATGGGTGGTGAGCCTGCGATCGCTGAACCTGTGCTTTTAGGCGTTACTAGAGCAGCTATCGGTAGCGATAGCGTCATCTCTGCAGCCTCTTTCCAAGAGACTACAAAAGTGCTTACTGAAGCTAGTATAGCAGCTAAATTTGATTACCTTGAAGACTTAAAAGAAAATGTAATTTTAGGTCGTATGATACCTGTAGGTACTGGACTTTATCAAGATAAAAAAATCAAGATGAAGTATAATAATTAA
- a CDS encoding DUF262 domain-containing protein, whose product MNAFYEKKDNKKFEYFLGSIVSFENDHGDLEIIDGQQRITTLTLLFRTFFESLKSEGKKDEFQDDFGKFIWKKIRNEGFVFDEPYLSSQVITDKDKKVLEYILIEDIDIEKLKSFNSNYAKNFIFFHDAINDFKLKNASGFPNLCDTILSDTFFVLCVTCDSKESAMTIFNTLNSRGMPLSNADIIKGHIYENIENKEEFAKKWQEISSKFEEYSPKEDMSVLFIQAMHAIRALHNHTDSTTPSVLDFFTKNKKFNFGAEDKYLVEQEKIKELMNFIEILVYFWGAPEAYLSQKAYRYFKILCLYQNDMWRFFVAFLVWRNKNNFIKDEFNENFNKEFEIYLLELLKAMTVKILNNKTNANEIKDLVFKMNAELNQNINFSYSKFLPEGFLNNFSSSDKNIKPDARKVKYLLYLYAHLYDDFSSDIESHKLEVEHILPKTWQNTNFDEWNEISHSQYLEQISNKILLNKLTNIKCANNFFSLKQEKYKENHNSQEVKELGNREDKIWSKADIESRNKAIEQALKNFINK is encoded by the coding sequence ATAAATGCGTTCTATGAAAAGAAAGACAATAAGAAATTTGAATATTTTTTGGGCTCAATTGTAAGTTTTGAAAATGATCATGGTGATTTAGAAATCATAGATGGACAGCAAAGAATTACAACTTTAACCTTGCTTTTTAGAACATTTTTTGAGAGCCTAAAAAGCGAAGGTAAAAAAGATGAATTCCAAGATGATTTTGGTAAATTTATTTGGAAAAAGATTAGAAATGAAGGCTTTGTTTTTGATGAGCCCTATTTAAGTTCGCAGGTTATTACTGACAAAGATAAAAAAGTATTAGAATATATTTTAATAGAAGATATTGACATTGAAAAATTAAAAAGCTTCAACTCTAATTATGCTAAAAATTTTATCTTTTTTCATGATGCTATAAATGATTTTAAACTAAAAAACGCCTCTGGGTTTCCAAATTTATGTGATACTATTTTATCTGATACATTTTTTGTATTGTGCGTGACCTGCGATAGTAAAGAATCAGCAATGACTATTTTTAATACTCTAAATTCTCGTGGTATGCCACTTTCAAATGCCGATATTATAAAGGGCCACATTTATGAAAATATAGAAAATAAAGAAGAATTTGCTAAAAAATGGCAAGAAATTAGCTCAAAATTTGAAGAATACAGCCCCAAAGAAGATATGAGCGTGCTTTTTATTCAGGCAATGCACGCAATAAGAGCTTTACACAATCACACAGACAGCACTACTCCAAGCGTGTTAGACTTCTTTACCAAAAATAAAAAGTTTAATTTTGGAGCAGAGGATAAATATCTTGTAGAACAAGAAAAAATAAAAGAACTTATGAATTTTATAGAAATTCTAGTTTATTTTTGGGGAGCACCTGAAGCATATTTAAGCCAAAAAGCTTACAGATATTTTAAAATTCTTTGTTTGTATCAAAATGATATGTGGAGATTTTTTGTGGCTTTTTTGGTTTGGAGAAACAAGAATAATTTTATAAAAGATGAATTTAATGAGAATTTTAATAAAGAATTCGAAATTTATCTACTTGAACTGCTAAAAGCAATGACTGTTAAAATTCTAAATAATAAAACAAATGCAAATGAAATTAAAGATTTAGTTTTTAAAATGAACGCAGAGTTAAATCAAAATATAAATTTTTCTTATAGTAAATTCTTGCCAGAGGGATTTTTAAATAATTTTTCTAGTAGTGATAAGAATATCAAGCCAGACGCTAGAAAAGTAAAATATCTTTTATATTTATATGCTCATCTTTATGATGATTTTTCTAGTGATATAGAAAGCCATAAATTAGAAGTAGAGCATATTTTACCTAAAACTTGGCAAAATACGAATTTTGATGAGTGGAACGAGATAAGTCACTCACAATATTTAGAACAAATAAGTAATAAAATTTTGCTTAACAAACTAACAAATATTAAATGCGCTAATAACTTTTTTTCTTTAAAACAAGAAAAATATAAAGAGAATCATAACTCACAAGAGGTAAAAGAGCTTGGCAATAGAGAAGATAAAATTTGGTCAAAAGCTGATATAGAATCTAGAAATAAAGCAATAGAACAGGCTTTAAAAAATTTTATAAATAAATAG
- the rpsL gene encoding 30S ribosomal protein S12, whose product MPTINQLVRKERKKVIVKSKSPALKECPQRRGVCTRVYTTTPKKPNSALRKVAKVRLTSGFEVISYIGGEGHNLQEHSIVLVRGGRVRDLPGLKYHIVRGALDTAGVAKRTVSRSKYGAKRPKEAKK is encoded by the coding sequence GTGCCAACCATTAATCAATTGGTCAGAAAAGAACGCAAAAAAGTGATCGTAAAATCGAAATCACCAGCGTTAAAAGAGTGTCCTCAAAGAAGAGGAGTTTGCACCAGAGTTTATACAACAACTCCTAAAAAACCAAACTCAGCTTTGAGAAAAGTTGCCAAAGTAAGGCTAACAAGTGGATTTGAAGTTATCAGCTATATAGGCGGTGAAGGTCACAATCTACAAGAGCACAGCATCGTGCTAGTGCGTGGTGGTAGGGTAAGAGACTTACCAGGTCTTAAATATCATATTGTCCGTGGTGCGCTTGATACAGCTGGCGTGGCTAAAAGAACTGTTTCACGCTCTAAATATGGTGCTAAACGCCCAAAAGAAGCTAAAAAGTAA
- the rpsG gene encoding 30S ribosomal protein S7 — translation MRRRKAPVREVMPDPIYGNKVITKFINSLMYDGKKSVATEIMYGALKAIDSKGGELKGIDVFNSAIDNVKPIMEVKSRRVGGATYQVPVEVRPARQQALAIRWIISFARKRSERTMIEKLAAELLDASNSKGASFKKKEDTYKMAEANKAFAHYRW, via the coding sequence ATGAGAAGAAGAAAAGCCCCTGTTAGGGAAGTAATGCCTGATCCAATTTATGGCAATAAAGTTATAACTAAATTTATTAATTCACTTATGTATGATGGCAAAAAAAGCGTAGCTACAGAGATTATGTATGGTGCGTTAAAAGCTATAGATTCTAAAGGTGGAGAGCTAAAAGGTATAGATGTATTTAATAGCGCTATTGATAATGTAAAACCTATTATGGAGGTTAAATCTCGTCGCGTTGGTGGTGCTACATATCAAGTGCCAGTAGAGGTCCGCCCAGCTCGCCAACAAGCCCTAGCGATCCGTTGGATTATCAGCTTTGCTCGTAAAAGAAGTGAGAGAACAATGATAGAAAAATTAGCCGCTGAGTTGCTAGATGCATCAAATTCAAAAGGTGCTTCATTTAAGAAAAAAGAAGATACCTATAAAATGGCAGAAGCTAATAAAGCATTTGCTCACTATCGCTGGTAA
- the fusA gene encoding elongation factor G, with amino-acid sequence MSRKTPLNMVRNIGIAAHIDAGKTTTSERILFFTGMSHKIGEVHDGAATMDWMEQEKERGITITSAATTCFWKNHQINLIDTPGHVDFTIEVERSMRVLDGAVAVFCAVGGVQPQSETVWRQANKYRVPRMVFVNKMDRIGANFYNVEEQIKNRLKANPVPIQIPIGAEDEFKGVVDLIKMKAIVWEDDTKPTDFVEKDIPAELQEKANEYRNKMIEAVAETDDALMEKFFGGEELSNEEIKKGLKAGCLAMTIIPMLCGTAFKNKGVQPLLDAVVDYLPAPDEVEAIRGEMEDGREVIVDSTDDGEFAGLAFKIMTDPFVGQLTFVRVYRGQLESGSYAYNSTKDKKERIGRLLKMHSNKREEIKVLYAGEIGAVVGLKDTLTGDTLASEKDKVILERMDFPEPVISVAVEPKTKADQEKMGIALGKLAQEDPSFRVSTDEESGQTIIAGMGELHLEIIVDRMLREFKVEAEVGQPQVAYRETIKKTVEQEYKYAKQSGGRGQYGHVFLRLEPLEPGSGFEFVNDIKGGVVPKEYIPAVEKGCNEALQSGVLAGYPVEDVKVTLFDGSYHEVDSSEMAFKLAASMGFKEGARKAGAVILEPMMKVEVETPEEYMGDVIGDLNRRRGQINSMDERGGNKIVTAFCPLAEMFGYSTDLRSQTQGRASYSMEFDHYEEVPKNVSDEIIKKRNG; translated from the coding sequence ATGTCAAGAAAAACTCCATTAAATATGGTTAGAAATATCGGTATCGCTGCGCATATCGATGCTGGTAAGACTACAACTAGTGAGAGAATTCTATTTTTTACTGGTATGAGCCATAAGATCGGTGAGGTTCATGATGGTGCTGCTACTATGGACTGGATGGAGCAAGAAAAAGAGCGTGGTATTACGATTACTTCTGCTGCGACTACTTGTTTTTGGAAAAACCATCAAATCAACCTTATAGACACTCCAGGACACGTTGATTTTACTATCGAAGTTGAAAGATCTATGCGTGTTTTAGATGGCGCTGTAGCTGTATTTTGTGCTGTTGGTGGCGTCCAACCTCAAAGTGAGACTGTCTGGAGACAAGCTAATAAATACCGTGTTCCAAGAATGGTATTTGTAAATAAAATGGATAGAATCGGTGCGAATTTCTACAATGTTGAAGAGCAGATCAAAAACCGCTTAAAAGCAAATCCAGTGCCTATCCAAATTCCAATTGGCGCTGAAGATGAGTTTAAAGGCGTGGTTGATCTAATCAAAATGAAAGCTATTGTTTGGGAAGATGATACTAAACCAACTGATTTTGTAGAAAAAGATATCCCAGCTGAACTGCAAGAAAAAGCTAATGAATATCGTAATAAAATGATCGAAGCCGTTGCTGAGACTGATGATGCTTTGATGGAGAAATTTTTTGGTGGCGAAGAGCTAAGCAATGAAGAGATTAAAAAAGGTCTTAAAGCGGGTTGTCTAGCTATGACAATTATCCCTATGCTTTGTGGAACTGCATTTAAAAATAAGGGCGTTCAGCCACTTCTTGATGCGGTTGTTGATTACTTACCAGCTCCTGATGAGGTTGAGGCTATTAGAGGCGAGATGGAAGATGGAAGAGAAGTTATCGTAGATAGCACAGATGATGGTGAATTTGCCGGTCTAGCCTTTAAGATTATGACTGACCCATTTGTTGGACAGCTTACATTCGTAAGGGTTTATAGGGGACAGCTTGAGAGTGGAAGTTATGCTTATAACTCAACAAAAGATAAAAAAGAGAGAATCGGCCGCTTACTAAAAATGCACTCAAATAAGCGTGAAGAGATTAAAGTGCTTTATGCCGGTGAAATCGGTGCTGTAGTTGGTCTAAAAGATACTTTAACAGGTGATACTTTAGCTAGTGAAAAAGATAAAGTTATTCTAGAGAGAATGGACTTCCCAGAGCCAGTTATTAGTGTAGCTGTTGAGCCAAAAACTAAAGCAGATCAAGAAAAAATGGGTATAGCCCTAGGCAAATTAGCTCAAGAAGATCCAAGCTTTAGAGTTAGCACTGATGAAGAGAGTGGTCAGACAATCATCGCTGGTATGGGCGAATTGCACCTTGAAATCATCGTAGATAGGATGCTAAGAGAATTTAAAGTAGAAGCAGAAGTAGGCCAACCGCAAGTTGCTTATCGTGAAACTATCAAAAAGACAGTTGAGCAAGAGTATAAATACGCTAAACAATCAGGTGGTCGTGGTCAATATGGTCATGTATTTTTACGCCTTGAGCCACTTGAGCCAGGAAGTGGATTTGAATTTGTTAATGATATCAAAGGTGGGGTTGTACCAAAAGAGTATATCCCAGCTGTTGAAAAAGGTTGTAATGAAGCACTTCAAAGCGGTGTATTAGCAGGATATCCGGTTGAAGATGTTAAGGTTACACTATTTGATGGTAGTTACCACGAAGTGGATTCATCTGAAATGGCATTTAAACTAGCTGCATCTATGGGCTTTAAAGAGGGTGCTAGAAAGGCTGGTGCTGTTATTCTTGAGCCTATGATGAAAGTCGAAGTAGAGACTCCAGAAGAGTATATGGGTGATGTAATAGGCGATTTAAATAGACGCCGTGGTCAAATAAACTCAATGGATGAAAGAGGTGGAAATAAGATAGTTACTGCTTTCTGCCCACTTGCTGAGATGTTTGGTTACTCTACAGATTTAAGAAGTCAAACTCAAGGTCGTGCATCATACTCAATGGAATTTGATCACTATGAAGAAGTTCCTAAAAATGTTTCTGATGAGATAATTAAGAAAAGAAACGGTTAA
- a CDS encoding multidrug effflux MFS transporter yields the protein MKEQSSAFSKFKLIITLAFMSSLAPLSTDMYLPALSEVQKSFATSSFLTQLSLASFFIAFSLGQLIYGPISDVYGRKKSLYIGVLVFILSSAACISFDSIYAFIFFRFTQALGGCVGVVIAIAIVNDKFNVKEAAGIFALMMVISSLAPMLAPTFGGIFLEYFSWQFIFGVLFGLGAILLLMIIFWLDESAKIDKTLSLNPKALLQNYKFILKDRRFRIYIFSAGFAMAAMFAYITGSAFVFIEHFGLSARDYGILFGINALGFAIFANINAKIAQKISPYQILPYGFLAMLSLNILLIIFGFMRLGFVYVEICLFLIIGSLGFIVPNTTTLAMARFKQKSGSASAVLGTVEFAMAGIISFVVGALKANHPLSLAIVMASCVLMACVVYFSLRKKKFSIKNRQ from the coding sequence ATGAAAGAGCAATCAAGTGCATTTTCTAAATTTAAACTCATAATAACCTTAGCTTTTATGTCTTCTCTAGCTCCACTATCCACTGATATGTATCTACCAGCTCTTAGCGAAGTCCAAAAAAGCTTTGCTACAAGCTCATTTCTAACTCAACTCTCTTTAGCTTCATTTTTCATAGCATTTTCGCTTGGACAACTGATATATGGACCTATAAGCGATGTCTATGGACGCAAAAAATCTCTTTATATAGGCGTTTTAGTTTTTATACTTTCGAGTGCGGCATGTATTAGCTTTGATTCTATTTATGCTTTTATATTTTTTAGATTCACTCAAGCATTAGGCGGATGTGTTGGCGTAGTCATTGCTATTGCTATAGTCAATGATAAATTTAACGTCAAAGAAGCCGCTGGAATATTTGCTTTGATGATGGTAATATCGTCTTTAGCACCTATGCTTGCTCCTACCTTTGGTGGTATATTTTTAGAATATTTTTCTTGGCAATTTATATTTGGTGTGCTGTTTGGGCTAGGAGCAATACTGCTTTTAATGATAATATTTTGGCTAGATGAAAGTGCAAAAATAGATAAAACACTTAGCCTAAACCCAAAAGCACTATTGCAAAACTATAAATTTATACTAAAAGATAGAAGATTTAGGATATACATATTTTCAGCCGGATTTGCGATGGCTGCAATGTTTGCGTATATTACTGGATCTGCTTTCGTATTTATAGAACACTTTGGATTAAGTGCAAGAGATTATGGAATTTTATTTGGAATAAATGCCTTAGGATTTGCGATATTTGCAAATATAAATGCAAAAATAGCACAAAAAATCTCGCCTTATCAAATTTTACCATATGGATTTTTAGCGATGCTATCTCTAAATATTTTATTGATAATTTTTGGTTTTATGAGACTTGGATTTGTTTATGTAGAAATTTGCTTATTTTTAATCATCGGCTCACTTGGCTTTATAGTGCCAAATACAACAACTCTTGCAATGGCAAGATTCAAGCAAAAATCAGGCTCTGCATCGGCCGTTTTAGGTACGGTAGAGTTTGCTATGGCCGGGATTATATCCTTTGTGGTAGGAGCACTTAAGGCAAATCATCCACTATCCCTTGCCATAGTGATGGCGTCTTGTGTTTTGATGGCTTGCGTGGTCTATTTTTCTTTGAGAAAAAAGAAATTTAGTATAAAAAATAGACAATAA
- a CDS encoding HU family DNA-binding protein, whose amino-acid sequence MGFSSFSVVNKVARVHRSNKTYKTPATKSIKFKVGKGLKETVSSVCIKKCGNKK is encoded by the coding sequence ATAGGATTTAGCTCTTTTAGCGTTGTTAATAAGGTTGCTAGAGTTCATAGAAGTAACAAAACCTACAAAACTCCTGCTACAAAATCTATTAAATTTAAAGTTGGAAAAGGTTTGAAAGAGACAGTTTCTAGTGTTTGCATTAAAAAATGCGGAAATAAAAAATAG